The following coding sequences are from one Palaemon carinicauda isolate YSFRI2023 unplaced genomic scaffold, ASM3689809v2 scaffold1861, whole genome shotgun sequence window:
- the LOC137635865 gene encoding histone H1-like protein HC2, whose translation MKFTNHNSTPSDGICSAKRVASSAYATKIRGAKKVASPAYATKIRGAKRVASPAYASKIRCAKRVASSAYATKIGSAKRIASSAYATKIRVAKRVASSAYASKIHDAKRIRGAKRVASSAYASKIRGAKRIASSAYASKIRGAKRIASSAYASKIRGAKRIASSAYATKIRGAKRVASSAYATKIGGAKRITSSAYATKIRGAKRVASSAYATKSRRAKRVASSAYATKSREQRE comes from the exons ATGAAATTCACCAACCACAATTCTACACCCAGTGATGGGATCTgtagtgcaaagagagtagcatcatctgcatatgcaacaaagatCCGTggtgcaaagaaagtagcatcacctgcatatgcaacaaagatccgtggtgcaaagagagtagcatcacctgcatatgcatcAAAGATCCGttgtgcaaagagagtagcatcatctgcatacgcaacaaagATCGGtagtgcaaagagaatagcatcatctgcatatgcaacaaagatccgtgttgcaaagagagtagcatcatctgcatatgcatcaaagatccatgatgcaaagaga atccgtggtgcaaagagagtagcatcatctgcatatgcatcaaagATCCGtggtgcaaagagaatagcatcatctgcatatgcatcaaagATCCGtggtgcaaagagaatagcatcatctgcatatgcatcaaagATCCGtggtgcaaagagaatagcatcatctgcatatgcaacaaagatccgtggtgcaaagagagtagcatcatctgcatatgcaacaaagatCGGTGGTGCAAAGAGAAtaacatcatctgcttatgcaacaaagATCCGTggcgcaaagagagtagcatcatctgcatatgcaacaaagagCCGtcgtgcaaagagagtagcatcatctgcatatgcaacaaagagCCGtgagcaaagagagtag